One stretch of Segatella copri DNA includes these proteins:
- the fmt gene encoding methionyl-tRNA formyltransferase produces MEKKDLRIVFMGTPEFAVESLKCLVEGGYNVVAVVTQPDKPVGRHQDTLQPSQVKQYAVEHGLPVLQPVKMKDPDFVEQLRSYQADLQVVVAFRMLPEVVWAMPKYGTFNVHAALLPQYRGAAPINWAVINGEKETGVTTFFLDHDIDTGRIILQKRFPIPETANVEYVYDGLMHLGAELALETIDALIAADGNIGSIPQSEMIGQGAELKPAPKIFKDTCRIDFHKSAKQVYDFIRGLSPYPGAWTEIKKKETVVFFDDPKGDDDYVRFPEPTTHPSHKQSTQKIQVLKIFSTRLSCMKRGDAPVGSLRVEGKSLQVACLDEWLIIQELQLSGKKRMDASAFLNGMKDIAYYECLKKDVSDDF; encoded by the coding sequence ATGGAGAAGAAGGATTTGAGAATTGTTTTCATGGGAACACCGGAGTTTGCGGTGGAATCCCTCAAGTGCCTTGTAGAGGGCGGATACAATGTTGTGGCTGTGGTTACGCAGCCTGATAAACCGGTGGGCAGACATCAGGATACGCTTCAACCTTCGCAGGTTAAGCAGTATGCTGTAGAGCATGGTTTACCGGTGCTGCAGCCTGTAAAGATGAAGGACCCTGACTTTGTGGAGCAGTTGCGTTCTTATCAGGCTGACTTGCAGGTGGTAGTTGCTTTCCGCATGCTGCCAGAGGTGGTTTGGGCGATGCCGAAATATGGTACTTTTAATGTACATGCAGCCCTCCTTCCGCAGTATCGCGGTGCGGCGCCTATCAACTGGGCAGTGATTAATGGCGAGAAGGAGACGGGTGTTACCACCTTCTTCCTCGACCACGATATTGATACCGGTCGCATCATCCTGCAGAAACGTTTTCCTATTCCGGAGACGGCAAATGTGGAGTATGTTTACGACGGGTTGATGCATCTTGGTGCTGAATTGGCGCTGGAAACCATTGATGCGCTCATCGCTGCCGATGGTAATATCGGTTCCATTCCTCAGAGCGAAATGATAGGACAGGGTGCCGAACTCAAGCCGGCTCCGAAAATCTTCAAGGATACCTGCCGCATCGACTTCCACAAGTCTGCCAAGCAGGTGTATGATTTCATCCGCGGTCTTTCTCCATACCCTGGTGCATGGACTGAAATTAAGAAGAAGGAGACAGTAGTATTCTTTGACGATCCTAAGGGAGATGATGATTACGTGAGGTTCCCTGAGCCTACTACTCATCCATCCCATAAGCAGAGTACACAGAAAATTCAGGTACTTAAGATATTTTCTACCCGTCTTTCATGTATGAAGCGTGGTGATGCGCCTGTGGGATCGCTCCGCGTTGAGGGGAAGTCGTTACAAGTAGCCTGCCTTGACGAATGGCTCATTATTCAGGAGTTGCAGCTCAGTGGCAAGAAACGCATGGATGCTTCTGCTTTTCTCAATGGTATGAAGGACATAGCTTATTATGAGTGTTTGAAGAAAGATGTTAGTGACGATTTTTAA
- a CDS encoding L-threonylcarbamoyladenylate synthase: protein MTVEEDIKRAVECMRKGGVILYPTDTVWGIGCDATNPEAVKKVYEIKKRDDSKALICLIDSADRMARYFRNVPQVAWDFIDAAMPVKPTTVILDDASGVANNLVAEDGSLAMRITYEPFSKQLCYRFQKPIVSTSANVSGEPAAQNYRDISEEILNAVDYVCWSRRQEHKPHQPSSIVKIAKDGEVKVIR, encoded by the coding sequence ATGACTGTAGAAGAAGACATCAAGCGTGCTGTAGAGTGCATGCGAAAGGGTGGAGTGATACTCTATCCTACAGATACCGTATGGGGCATAGGATGCGACGCCACCAACCCTGAAGCGGTAAAGAAAGTTTATGAAATAAAGAAACGTGACGATTCTAAGGCGCTTATCTGCCTGATAGATTCTGCTGACCGCATGGCGCGTTATTTCCGCAATGTGCCACAGGTAGCATGGGATTTCATCGATGCTGCCATGCCTGTAAAGCCTACTACGGTTATTCTTGATGATGCGAGTGGAGTGGCTAATAATCTGGTAGCAGAGGATGGAAGTCTGGCGATGCGTATAACCTATGAGCCTTTCTCCAAACAACTCTGTTATCGTTTTCAGAAGCCTATTGTAAGTACAAGTGCTAATGTGAGTGGTGAGCCTGCTGCACAGAATTATCGCGACATCTCCGAGGAAATCCTCAATGCTGTAGATTATGTTTGCTGGAGCCGCCGTCAGGAGCATAAACCTCATCAGCCTTCCAGCATCGTTAAGATTGCTAAGGATGGTGAAGTGAAAGTAATCAGATAA
- the secG gene encoding preprotein translocase subunit SecG produces the protein MAYTLLVVLIVLVAILMIFIVLIQESKGGGLASNFSSTNSIMGVRKTTDIVEKLTWGLAVALVVISVACAYVAPQAAGESSVLEGATQEQTALPAMPGASKDAATGAQKAVPAAGADAQKAAPVVPTSPAK, from the coding sequence ATGGCTTACACATTATTAGTAGTATTAATCGTCCTGGTAGCTATCCTGATGATTTTCATCGTGCTCATCCAGGAATCAAAGGGAGGTGGACTTGCAAGTAACTTCTCTTCAACCAACTCAATCATGGGTGTTCGCAAGACCACTGACATTGTTGAGAAATTAACATGGGGCCTCGCTGTAGCCTTGGTTGTCATCAGCGTGGCATGTGCTTATGTAGCCCCTCAGGCAGCTGGCGAAAGCAGTGTTTTGGAGGGAGCCACTCAGGAGCAGACCGCTCTTCCTGCTATGCCAGGTGCTAGCAAGGATGCAGCAACAGGTGCTCAGAAGGCTGTTCCTGCAGCTGGTGCAGATGCCCAGAAGGCAGCTCCAGTTGTTCCAACAAGCCCTGCAAAATAA
- a CDS encoding tetratricopeptide repeat protein: protein MELSRLIQHPEEMNRETLYDLRALLALYPYYQTARLLMLKNLYLLHDPSFDEELRRAAIYITDRKIIFEMVEAAHYQIKNAPEEAESNKQQGVRGIGAEKLGDRTSDLIDHFLGSIPMEEDEEEKKEKRKPTPADAAVDYVAYLMETEDQQEPEDTSRTISLIDDFMEDGGFKLPKIQQDEDYKPEFTPELQTDSGKDGEEENSGVFTETLARIYIKQGKYQRAYEIISRLHQQHPDKNGYYVDQLRFLEKLMLNSKKK, encoded by the coding sequence GTGGAATTAAGCAGATTGATACAACACCCGGAGGAAATGAACCGAGAGACGCTCTACGACTTGCGCGCCCTCTTGGCCCTATATCCGTATTATCAGACGGCACGCCTGCTGATGTTGAAGAATCTGTACCTGCTCCACGACCCGAGTTTCGACGAAGAACTGCGCCGTGCAGCCATCTACATCACCGACCGTAAGATTATCTTCGAGATGGTAGAGGCAGCCCACTATCAGATAAAAAACGCCCCTGAAGAGGCTGAATCCAACAAGCAGCAAGGCGTAAGAGGAATAGGAGCAGAAAAACTCGGAGACCGTACTAGCGACCTCATCGACCACTTCTTGGGATCCATTCCTATGGAAGAAGACGAAGAAGAGAAGAAGGAGAAACGTAAGCCTACACCTGCTGACGCGGCTGTAGACTATGTGGCTTATCTCATGGAGACCGAAGACCAGCAGGAGCCAGAAGATACTTCGCGCACCATAAGTCTCATCGACGACTTTATGGAGGATGGCGGTTTCAAACTGCCTAAAATCCAGCAGGACGAAGATTACAAACCAGAATTTACTCCCGAACTTCAGACCGATTCCGGCAAGGATGGCGAAGAGGAAAACAGCGGTGTATTCACCGAAACCCTCGCCCGCATCTACATCAAGCAGGGCAAGTATCAGAGGGCTTACGAAATCATCAGCCGCCTGCATCAGCAGCATCCTGACAAGAACGGATATTATGTTGACCAGCTCAGATTCCTTGAGAAACTGATGCTGAACAGCAAGAAGAAATAA
- a CDS encoding LptE family protein, whose protein sequence is MKHIRAYLYIIGVTLMVAVMAACSVSYKFNGASIDYTKTKTIQIADFPIRSSYVWGPMGPMFNNELKDKFASNTQLIQVSRNGDLKIEGEITQYSQRNKSVSSEGYSAQTELSITVNVRFTNTKNHAEDFEKQFTSAKTYDTTQSLASVQEELVTQIIKDLVDQIFNATVANW, encoded by the coding sequence ATGAAGCATATACGCGCGTACCTATATATAATAGGAGTCACACTGATGGTGGCGGTCATGGCAGCATGCTCCGTGAGCTACAAGTTCAACGGTGCCAGCATCGACTACACCAAAACCAAGACCATACAGATAGCCGACTTCCCTATCAGAAGTTCGTATGTGTGGGGTCCGATGGGTCCGATGTTCAACAACGAACTCAAGGATAAGTTTGCCAGCAACACCCAGCTCATACAGGTGTCACGCAACGGAGACCTGAAGATAGAGGGCGAAATCACCCAATATTCTCAGCGCAACAAGTCGGTTAGTTCTGAGGGATACTCAGCACAGACTGAGCTCAGTATCACCGTAAACGTACGTTTCACCAACACCAAGAACCATGCCGAGGACTTTGAAAAGCAGTTTACATCTGCCAAGACCTACGACACCACTCAGAGCCTTGCCTCGGTGCAGGAAGAACTGGTAACCCAGATTATCAAAGACCTGGTAGACCAGATATTCAACGCTACGGTAGCTAACTGGTAA
- a CDS encoding sigma-54 interaction domain-containing protein has product MDTSELQKIKQRYNIVGNSDGLNHALDVALQVAPTDLSVLIIGESGVGKEIIPRVIHDNSPRRREKYFAINCGSIPEGTIDSELFGHEKGSFTGAIGESEGYFGIANKGTIFLDEVGELPIQTQARLLRVLETGEYIRVGGTEIRKTDVRIVAATNVNMRKAVSEGRFREDLYYRLNTIPIQMPALRERGDDILLLFRLFAMQMAEKYRLPKISLSDEAKQIMLKYKWPGNVRQLKNITEQMSVLSREREIDAQTLTQFIPRDEESTQLATIQKDGKDDHSYASERELLYKILYELRGNVSDLRREMNSLRKQLDEARQLGGTGGYVSPVQPNTQVAPVSSVSPVSSVSPVSSVPPITDLDELQHIRQEIATGGIRGTYKPEAEDAEIEEIKEENENLNLSDLSKQMIEKALERNNGNRKKAAEELGISDRTLYRKINKYKL; this is encoded by the coding sequence ATGGATACTTCCGAACTACAAAAGATAAAACAACGCTACAATATCGTCGGTAACAGCGACGGATTGAACCATGCGCTCGACGTAGCCCTACAGGTAGCGCCGACCGATCTCTCCGTGCTCATCATCGGCGAGAGCGGTGTGGGTAAGGAAATCATTCCAAGGGTGATTCACGACAATTCGCCACGCCGCAGAGAGAAATATTTCGCCATCAACTGTGGAAGCATTCCGGAGGGAACCATTGACAGCGAACTCTTCGGACATGAGAAGGGTTCCTTCACTGGAGCCATAGGCGAAAGCGAAGGATACTTCGGTATTGCCAACAAGGGTACCATCTTCCTCGACGAGGTGGGCGAACTCCCGATACAGACGCAGGCAAGACTGCTGCGCGTGCTCGAAACGGGAGAATACATCCGCGTGGGTGGAACTGAGATAAGGAAAACGGATGTCCGCATCGTGGCAGCCACTAACGTAAACATGCGCAAGGCTGTGAGCGAAGGCCGCTTTCGCGAGGACCTCTACTACCGCCTCAACACCATCCCGATACAGATGCCTGCATTGAGAGAGCGTGGCGACGACATCCTCCTGCTCTTCCGCCTCTTCGCCATGCAGATGGCCGAAAAATACCGTCTGCCTAAGATTTCACTCTCAGATGAGGCCAAGCAGATCATGCTGAAATACAAGTGGCCGGGAAATGTGAGACAGCTCAAGAACATTACCGAACAGATGTCAGTGCTGAGCCGAGAAAGAGAAATCGATGCACAGACCCTCACCCAGTTTATTCCGAGAGATGAGGAGTCTACACAGCTCGCCACCATACAGAAGGATGGCAAGGACGACCATAGCTACGCCAGCGAGCGCGAACTGCTATACAAGATTCTCTACGAACTGAGGGGCAACGTGAGTGACCTGAGACGTGAGATGAACAGCCTGCGCAAGCAACTCGATGAGGCACGCCAGTTGGGCGGTACAGGCGGATATGTTTCTCCGGTTCAGCCGAATACCCAGGTAGCTCCAGTATCATCCGTATCTCCGGTTTCATCGGTTTCTCCGGTATCTTCCGTACCTCCGATTACCGATCTCGACGAGCTACAACACATCCGTCAGGAAATAGCTACAGGAGGCATTAGGGGCACTTACAAACCCGAAGCCGAGGATGCTGAGATTGAGGAGATCAAGGAAGAAAACGAGAATCTGAACCTCAGCGACCTCAGCAAGCAGATGATAGAAAAGGCACTGGAGAGAAACAACGGAAACCGAAAGAAAGCGGCAGAAGAACTGGGAATCTCCGACAGAACTCTGTACAGAAAGATTAACAAATATAAGTTATGA
- a CDS encoding PdxA family dehydrogenase yields the protein MDSKKIRVAITHGDTNGIGYELIFKAFSEPEMLEYCTPIIYGSPKVAAYYRKAMNLPAQFSIIQKAEDAEDGRINLLPAVDEEVKVDMGMPTQESGTAAIKALDRAMTDYRDELFDVLVTAPVNNQNAQFEGFQFKGHKEYIETCLGEGAKGLSILCGGDLRIASVTGKTPLKDVPAAITQELIIEKVKQMHTSLKRDFMITNPRIAVLALNPSNNGEESCGPEEASIIIPAIDQLAEQKIQAFGPYPADEFFGNGHFVEFDGIMAMYHDQATTPFHSLYTEDGVLFTAGLQLVHTAANTTPSYSITGCNEADAISFRHAIYLALDAFCNREDYDEAYENPLPKLYHEKRDESEKVRFSIPKKKG from the coding sequence ATGGACAGCAAAAAGATTAGAGTGGCCATCACTCACGGAGATACCAACGGTATCGGATACGAACTCATTTTTAAGGCATTCAGTGAGCCAGAGATGTTGGAGTATTGTACCCCTATCATCTACGGTTCGCCTAAAGTGGCAGCTTATTACCGCAAGGCGATGAATCTGCCTGCCCAGTTCTCCATCATCCAGAAAGCAGAAGATGCTGAAGATGGAAGAATCAACCTCCTGCCAGCCGTAGACGAGGAGGTAAAGGTTGACATGGGCATGCCTACTCAGGAATCGGGTACGGCAGCCATCAAGGCACTTGACCGAGCCATGACCGACTACCGCGACGAGCTCTTCGACGTGCTCGTTACCGCACCGGTAAACAACCAGAACGCACAATTTGAGGGCTTCCAGTTCAAGGGCCACAAGGAATACATTGAAACTTGCCTGGGCGAAGGTGCCAAGGGCCTTTCCATCCTCTGCGGCGGCGACCTTCGCATCGCATCCGTAACCGGAAAGACTCCGCTCAAGGACGTGCCGGCAGCTATCACCCAGGAGCTCATCATCGAGAAGGTGAAGCAGATGCACACATCACTGAAGCGAGACTTCATGATTACCAACCCGCGCATCGCCGTGCTCGCCCTGAATCCTAGCAACAACGGTGAGGAGAGCTGCGGACCAGAGGAAGCCAGCATCATCATCCCAGCCATTGACCAGCTTGCCGAGCAGAAAATACAAGCTTTTGGTCCTTACCCTGCTGACGAGTTCTTCGGCAACGGCCATTTCGTAGAGTTCGACGGCATCATGGCCATGTATCATGATCAGGCTACTACCCCGTTCCATTCTCTCTACACCGAGGATGGCGTACTCTTTACTGCCGGTCTGCAACTCGTCCACACCGCTGCCAACACCACTCCTAGCTACAGCATCACGGGCTGCAACGAAGCCGATGCAATCTCCTTCCGCCATGCCATCTACTTGGCGCTGGATGCCTTCTGCAACCGCGAAGACTATGATGAGGCCTACGAGAATCCACTGCCTAAACTCTACCACGAGAAGCGTGACGAGAGCGAGAAGGTAAGATTCTCCATCCCTAAGAAAAAGGGATAA
- a CDS encoding DUF4837 family protein: MVRESLKILLAGCLLFLFLASCSPGRGRNRKLPKSTGQPYEVVLEGDTDSIVTKILTEEVPALPQPEPLCRLIQVKKGKIHGSYLLVRTRIVVNIPAAEFSVRLSRNENASPQTVIRISARSPQQLKEKLNPEKLRQLVDETELEHLASIISTNPSKQNHEMQQLVKKNFGISIIIPAEMQASKKAGNFIWISNNASSGMKNLILMKVKREERRGKANSDAFPAQEKQQIDSMLRTNMPGETDSMYMIIPVLSEKGLWEMKGDAMGGPYVMRSIRLSKTGDEIIIIGFVYAPEMKKKILIKQLEAAISTIK, encoded by the coding sequence ATGGTTAGAGAATCTTTAAAGATCCTACTTGCCGGCTGTCTTTTGTTCCTTTTTCTGGCAAGTTGCAGCCCGGGAAGAGGAAGAAACAGAAAACTGCCCAAGAGCACAGGACAGCCTTACGAGGTGGTGCTCGAGGGAGATACCGACAGCATCGTTACGAAGATACTGACGGAAGAGGTGCCTGCCCTGCCCCAACCCGAACCGCTCTGCCGGCTCATCCAGGTTAAGAAGGGCAAGATACACGGCAGCTACCTGCTCGTAAGAACTCGCATCGTAGTGAACATCCCGGCAGCGGAATTCTCAGTCAGGCTGAGCCGCAACGAGAATGCTTCACCGCAGACTGTCATCCGCATCTCAGCCCGCTCGCCGCAGCAACTCAAAGAGAAACTCAACCCCGAGAAACTGCGCCAGCTCGTAGATGAGACTGAACTGGAGCACCTCGCCTCCATCATCTCCACCAACCCGAGCAAGCAGAACCACGAGATGCAGCAGCTGGTAAAGAAGAACTTCGGCATCAGCATAATCATCCCTGCCGAAATGCAGGCAAGCAAGAAGGCCGGGAACTTCATCTGGATTTCAAACAACGCCAGTTCGGGCATGAAGAACCTCATCCTCATGAAAGTGAAGAGGGAAGAACGAAGAGGGAAAGCCAATTCTGATGCTTTTCCTGCTCAAGAGAAGCAGCAGATTGACAGCATGCTCCGCACAAACATGCCCGGCGAAACCGACAGCATGTACATGATAATCCCGGTCCTTTCAGAAAAAGGACTCTGGGAGATGAAGGGCGACGCCATGGGAGGTCCCTACGTGATGAGGAGCATCCGCCTGAGCAAAACGGGAGATGAAATCATCATCATCGGCTTCGTCTATGCGCCCGAAATGAAAAAGAAAATATTAATCAAGCAGCTAGAAGCTGCGATTTCTACTATAAAATAA
- the rlmN gene encoding 23S rRNA (adenine(2503)-C(2))-methyltransferase RlmN, translating to MNNEKKYLLGLTLAELKQVAKDLGMPAFTGGQMAKWLYEQHVKSIDEMTNISKANRAKLAAEYEIGCFGYSDAQHSVDGTIKYLFPTRSGKFVETVYIPDKDRATLCVSSQVGCKMNCLFCQTGKQGFEGSLPAGDILNQIYSLPEVDKLTNIVFMGQGEPMDNLDNVLRATEILTADYGWAWSPKRITVSSVGVKNKLKRFLEESDCHVAISMHDPIPSERAELMPAERGMGIEQVVELLRNYDFSHQRRLSFEYIVFKGVNDSMQHAKAIIKLVKGLDCRFNLIRFHQIPDIPLQGVDDEKMEQFRDYLTQHGVFTTIRASRGQDIYAACGLLSTSKKIGEIREHENEEKMNK from the coding sequence ATGAATAATGAAAAAAAATATCTTTTGGGCCTTACACTTGCCGAATTGAAGCAGGTGGCAAAGGACTTAGGCATGCCCGCCTTCACCGGTGGGCAGATGGCGAAGTGGCTCTATGAGCAGCATGTGAAGAGCATTGATGAGATGACCAACATCTCGAAGGCGAACCGTGCCAAACTCGCTGCCGAATACGAAATAGGATGCTTCGGATATTCCGATGCGCAACATTCGGTGGATGGTACCATCAAGTACCTCTTCCCTACCCGAAGCGGCAAATTTGTCGAGACGGTTTACATCCCCGACAAAGACCGCGCCACGCTGTGCGTTTCTTCGCAGGTGGGATGCAAGATGAACTGCCTGTTCTGCCAGACCGGCAAGCAGGGGTTTGAGGGCAGCTTGCCTGCAGGCGACATTCTGAACCAGATTTACTCGCTGCCGGAGGTGGACAAGCTTACCAACATCGTGTTCATGGGTCAGGGCGAGCCGATGGATAATCTCGACAATGTGCTGCGCGCCACAGAGATTCTCACCGCCGACTACGGCTGGGCATGGAGCCCGAAGCGCATCACGGTAAGTTCGGTGGGCGTGAAGAACAAGCTGAAGCGGTTCCTGGAAGAGAGCGACTGCCATGTGGCCATCAGCATGCACGACCCTATCCCTTCTGAGCGCGCTGAACTGATGCCTGCCGAAAGGGGCATGGGCATTGAGCAGGTAGTAGAACTGCTGAGGAACTATGATTTCTCTCATCAACGCCGCCTGAGTTTCGAATACATCGTCTTTAAGGGCGTAAACGACAGTATGCAGCATGCCAAGGCCATCATCAAGCTGGTGAAGGGACTTGACTGCCGTTTCAACCTGATCCGTTTCCACCAAATTCCAGACATTCCTCTGCAAGGTGTGGATGATGAGAAGATGGAGCAGTTCCGTGATTACCTCACCCAGCATGGTGTCTTCACCACCATCCGTGCCAGCCGCGGCCAGGACATCTACGCTGCCTGCGGTCTACTCAGCACCTCGAAGAAAATCGGAGAAATCCGTGAGCACGAGAATGAAGAGAAGATGAATAAGTAA